The Pagrus major chromosome 17, Pma_NU_1.0 genome includes a region encoding these proteins:
- the LOC141011675 gene encoding sialic acid-binding Ig-like lectin 12, protein MAAALTVLLIGCLLQSALCGRFEVIIPQTIGVLSGSCVTIPCSFDVEDIYYSRLDETCRALWKYNEGTVVFDSSNPQSSAIQGELKGDLKRKDCTTTLNNMRPEHSNTYFLRVECKNLGHNFLDQKLHISVTDVPPTPTLTPSTLKVEEGTPVSLKCSAPAPCLSHPPTLTWSSSLGHIQESLQENQDRTKVKTSVLTFTASRLHHGEEISCTAVYNKQHGSPASSVSASLTADISCPWCGQYNTFMPQTIEVLSGSCVTIPCFFDVEDKYKLNVDETCRALWKNDQGTVVFDSSNPQTTGHLTGNLKNRDCTTSLNNMRPENSNKYFFRLDCNGLKYDFKQRKLGISVKGRF, encoded by the exons ATGGCTGCAGCTCTGACTGTCCTTCTCATTGGCTGTCTGCTGCAAA GTGCTCTGTGTGGACGGTTCGAGGTCATTATACCACAGACTATAGGGGTTCTGAGTGGATCCTGTGTGACCATCCCCTGCTCCTTTGATGTAGAGGACATATATTACTCACGCCTTGATGAAACATGTAGAGCACTGTGGAAATATAATGAAGGGACTGTTGTGTTTGACAGCAGTAATCCACAATCAAGTGCAATACAAGGAGAACTGAAAGGAgacttaaaaagaaaagactgcaCCACAACCCTGAACAACATGAGACCTGAGCACAGCAACACATATTTCTTGAGAGTGGAATGTAAAAATTTAGGACATAATTTTCTTGACCAGAAGTTGCACATTTCAGTCACAG ATGTTCCACCCACACCAACTCTGACTCCGTCCACactgaaggtggaggagggaacCCCAGTGAGTTTGAAGTGCTCTGCTCCAgctccctgtctgtctcatcCTCCAACTCTGACATGGTCCTCCAGCCTGGGTCACATTCAGGAGTCACTGCAGGAGAATCAGGACAGAACTAAAGTCAAGACCTCTGTTCTGACCTTCACTGCTTCTCGCCTTCATCATGGAGAGGAAATCTCCTGTACTGCAGtctacaacaaacaacatggcAGCCCTGCGTCATCTGTTAGTGCCAGTTTAACAGCCGACATTTCAT GTCCCTGGTGTGGACAGTATAACACCTTCATGCCGCAGACTATAGAGGTTCTGAGTGGATCCTGTGTGACCATCCCCTGCTTCTTTGATGTAGAGGACAAATATAAATTAAACGTGGATGAAACATGTAGAGCACTGTGGAAAAATGATCAAGGGACTGTTGTGTTTGACAGCAGTAATCCACAAACTACAGGACATTTGACAGGAAACTTAAAAAACAGAGACTGCACCACATCCCTGAACAACATGAGACCTGAGAACAGCAATAAGTACTTTTTCAGACTTGATTGCAATGGCCTGAAATAtgattttaaacaaagaaagttGGGCATTTCAGTCAAAGGTAGGTTTTAA
- the LOC141011970 gene encoding myelin-associated glycoprotein-like, with amino-acid sequence MYFPTRRSTHTDSDSIHTEGGGGNLSDLGHIQESLQENQDRTKVKTSVLTFTASRLHHRLEISCTAVYNKQDGSSQSVSTNLTADISCPLCGQFNIFMPQTIEVLSGSCVTIPCFFDVEDKYESNVDETCRAVWKNDQGTVVFDSSNPQTTGHLTGNLKNRDCTTTLNNMRPENSKEYYLRLQCNQFGYNFRDQKLHISVTDDPPTPTLTPSTLKVEEGTSVSLKCSAPAPCLSHPPTLTWSSSLGHIQESLQENQDRTKVKTSVLTFTASHLHHGLEISCTAVYNKQDGSSQSVSTSLTADISYPPKITTVSVSPSGPVPENSSVTLTCSSSANPAVRSYTWYRADGGQEVIGTGNVLNIAASEVSGPFFCKTENDRGAGKSNTRQFDVQLAPQILSSYDCIQTADQLNCSCETVGNPPPALQWYLDGLPVNHSDRFAISSEPLNISGLRSIITESEKECEAKRRGQNLHVIGA; translated from the exons ATGTACTTTCCCACCAGACGTTCCACCCACACCGACTCTGACTCCATCCACactgaaggtggaggagggaatCTCAGTGA CCTGGGTCACATTCAGGAGTCACTGCAGGAGAATCAGGACAGAACTAAAGTCAAGACCTCTGTTCTGACCTTCACTGCTTCTCGCCTTCATCACAGACTGGAAATCTCCTGTACTGCAGTCTACAACAAACAAGATGGCAGCTCTCAGTCAGTTAGCACAAATTTGACAGCTGATATTTCAT GTCCCTTGTGTGGACAGTTTAACATCTTCATGCCGCAGACTATAGAGGTTCTGAGTGGATCCTGTGTGACCATCCCCTGCTTCTTTGATGTAGAGGACAAATATGAATCAAACGTGGATGAAACATGTAGAGCAGTGTGGAAAAATGATCAAGGGACTGTTGTGTTTGACAGCAGTAATCCACAAACTACAGGACATTTGACAGGAAACTTAAAAAACAGAGACTGCACCACAACCCTGAACAACATGAGACCTGAGAACAGCAAAGAATATTACTTAAGACTGCAATGTAATCAGTTCGGATATAATTTTCGTGACCAGAAGTTGCACATTTCAGTCACAG ATGATCCACCCACACCGACTCTGACTCCGTCCACactgaaggtggaggagggaacCTCAGTGAGTTTGAAGTGCTCTGCTCCAgctccctgtctgtctcatcCTCCAACTCTGACATGGTCCTCCAGCCTGGGTCACATTCAGGAGTCACTGCAGGAGAATCAGGACAGAACTAAAGTCAAGACCTCTGTTCTGACCTTCACTGCTTCTCACCTTCATCACGGACTGGAAATCTCCTGTACTGCAGTCTACAACAAACAAGATGGCAGCTCTCAGTCAGTTAGCACAAGTTTGACAGCTGATATTTCAT aTCCACCAAAAATCACAACAGTGTCAGTCAGTCCCTCTGGTCCAGTACCAGAGAACAGCAGTGTTACTCTGACATGCAGCAGTTCTGCCAACCCGGCAGTAAGGAGCTACACCTGGTACAGAGCTGATGGAGGTCAGGAGGTCATCGGGACCggaaatgttttaaacattgcAGCTTCTGAAGTCAGTGGTCCATTTTTCTGCAAGACTGAAAACGATCGTGGAGCTGGAAAATCCAACACCAGACAATTTGATGTACAGC TTGCTCCACAGATCCTGTCCTCATATGATTGCATTCAAACTGCAGACCAGCTCAACTGTTCCTGTGAGACTGTGGGgaatcctcctcctgctctacAGTGGTATTTGGATGGGTTACCTGTCAATCACTCTGACAGGTTTGCAATCAGCAGTGAGCCTCTAAACATCTCAGGTCTGAGGAGCATCATCACT GAAAGCGAGAAAGAGTGTGAAGCCAAAAGAAGAGGACAGAACCTACATGTCATTGGAGCGTAG